A DNA window from Drosophila pseudoobscura strain MV-25-SWS-2005 chromosome 2, UCI_Dpse_MV25, whole genome shotgun sequence contains the following coding sequences:
- the LpR1 gene encoding very low-density lipoprotein receptor isoform X2: MAIGLRSMGTTSDTKATRTKPTTTTLINNSNSNNNKLYNNSNSKRRAEQLFRCACANFNLLLLTLMLGLGKCCTATPTPTTAAVAGGPTATTTAAATATATAAAATTHQQLLAPEGGGSLSRLLDGKTFINMSFKFLNVSGKIGTPLGIGQALEAKCDEKQFQCRNGDCIPIRYVCDGDADCKDHSDEQVTECKFLEATCSADQFRCTNGNCIPNKWRCDQENDCADGSDEATALCKARTCSPDEYACKNGEGQCVPLAWMCDQSKDCSDGSDEHNCNQTCRSDEFTCGNGRCIQKRWVCDHDDDCGDGSDERECPVVPCDAVAEHTCTNGACIAKRWVCDGDPDCSDASDERSCANVTKTTTPCLAHEYQCKDRITCLHHSWLCDGDRDCPDGDDEHTANCKNVTCRPDQFQCGDRSCIAGHLTCNGDKDCADGSDEKDCSLSLGATKGACNATSEFDCGGGQCIALSKVCDKRKDCPDGEDEPAGKCGVNECASKNGGCMHHCVDLAVGHRCECHEGYKLSGDKRTCVDIDECENPGTCSQLCINEIGGFKCECEAGYMRDPRNHTRCKAGEGHASLLLARRHDIRKIALDHMEMTSIVNSTKSATALDFVFRTGMIFWSDVTTQSIYKAPIDEGNEKTVVLKQSSVTSDGLAVDWIYNHVYYTDTHKCTIELTNFDGNMGKVLIEDALDIPRSIALDPIEGWMYWSDWGASPRIERAGMDGSHRTTIISYDVKWPNGITLDLVRKRIYWVDGKLNVISSANYDGSQRRQILYSTEYLRHPFSISTFEDYIYWTDWDKQTVFKANKFTGEGVEPITAVHMLQHPMVIHVYHPYRQPDGINHCQSVNGHCSHLCLPAPRINERSPRISCACPTGLKLMADGLMCVEDLAEQRPVKNQTQIEKTTAPSPQPDSGFIALVVIASLSGFAVLLSVLLLIGYRYCSKRRINSMNFENPIYRKTTTTEDHFSLRKNLPARIYDHTSVMDEEYSPVIGISSY, from the exons ATGGCCATAGGGTTACGCTCTATGGGCACTACAAGTGATACCAAAGCTACaagaacaaaaccaacaactacaacactcatcaacaacagcaacagtaacaacaacaagctctacaacaatagcaacagcaagagaCGGGCAGAACAGCTGTTCCGTTGCGCCTGCGCAAACTTcaatctgctgctgctaacGTTAATGCTCGGCCTGGGCAAATGTTgcactgccacgcccacacccacaactgcagcagtagcaggagggccaacagcaacaacaacagcggcagcaacagcaacggcaacagcagcagcagccacaacacaCCAACAATTGCTGGCTCCTGAAGGTGGCGGCTCATTGAGCAGACTGCTCGATGGCAAGACCTTCATCAACATGAGCTTCAAATTTCTGAATGTATCTGGAAAGATTGGCACGCCCCTCGGCATAG GACAAGCTCTGGAGGCCAAGTGCGATGAGAAGCAGTTCCAGTGCCGGAACGGGGATTGCATTCCCATTCGGTACGTGTGCGATGGCGACGCCGACTGCAAGGATCACAGCGATGAACAGGTCACCGAATGCAAGTTTTTGG AGGCCACCTGCTCCGCGGACCAATTCCGTTGCACGAATGGCAATTGCATACCGAATAAATGGCGCTGCGACCAGGAGAACGACTGTGCCGATGGATCCGATGAGGCCACAGCATTGTGCA AGGCACGCACCTGTTCGCCGGATGAATACGCCTGCAAGAACGGCGAGGGGCAGTGTGTCCCTTTGGCCTGGATGTGTGACCAAAGCAAGGACTGCAGCGATGGCTCCGATGAGCACAACTGCA ACCAAACCTGCCGCTCCGACGAGTTCACCTGCGGCAATGGGCGGTGCATCCAGAAGCGATGGGTGTGCGATCACGACGACGACTGCGGCGATGGTTCCGACGAGCGGGAATGTCCGGTGGTGCCCTGCGACGCTGTGGCCGAGCACACGTGCACCAATGGGGCATGCATCGCCAAGCGGTGGGTGTGCGACGGGGATCCGGACTGCTCGGATGCCTCCGATGAGCGG TCCTGCGCCAATGTGACCAAGACGACAACCCCCTGCCTGGCCCACGAGTACCAATGCAAGGATCGCATCACCTGCTTGCACCACAGCTGGCTCTGCGACGGCGACCGGGACTGCCCCGATGGCGACGACGAGCACACGGCCAACTGCAAGAACGTGACCTGTCGCCCGGACCAGTTCCAGTGCggggatcgcagctgcatcgcCGGACACCTCACCTGCAATGGCGACAAGGATTGTGCCGACGGCAGCGACGAGAAGGACTGCAGCCTGAGCCTGGGCGCCACGAAGGGCGCCTGCAATGCCACGAGCGAATTCGACTGCGGTGGTGGTCAGTGCATCGCCCTGAGCAAGGTCTGTGACAAGCGGAAGGACTGCCCCGACGGCGAGGACGAGCCGGCCGGCAAGTGTGGCGTGAATGAATGCGCCTCCAAGAACGGGGGCTGCATGCACCACTGTGTGGACCTGGCTGTGGGTCATCGATGCGAGTGCCACGAGGGATACAAATTATCCGGGGATAAGCGGACCTGTGTGGACATCGACGAGTGCGAGAACCCGGGCACCTGCTCCCAGCTGTGCATCAACGAGATCGGAGGATTCAAGTGCGAATGCGAGGCGGGATACATGCGGGACCCGCGCAACCACACGCGTTGCAAGGCTGGCGAGGGCCAcgcctctctgctgctggcgcgGCGTCACGATATCCGAAAGATCGCCCTGGACCACATGGAGATGACGTCGATCGTGAACAGCACCAAGTCGGCCACGGCCCTGGACTTTGTGTTCCGCACGGGGATGATCTTCTGGAGCGATGTGACGACACAGAGCATCTACAAGGCGCCCATCGACGAGGGCAACGAGAAGACCGTGGTGCTGAAGCAGTCTTCGGTGACCTCCGACGGACTGGCAGTGGACTGGATCTACAACCACGTGTACTACACGGACACGCACAAGTGCACCATCGAGCTGACCAACTTCGACGGCAACATGGGCAAGGTGCTCATCGAGGACGCGCTGGACATACCGCGCTCCATCGCCCTCGACCCCATCGAGGGCTGGATGTACTGGTCCGACTGGGGCGCCTCTCCGCGCATCGAGCGCGCCGGCATGGACGGCTCCCACcgcaccaccatcatcagctACGACGTCAAGTGGCCCAACGGCATCACCCTGGACCTGGTGCGCAAGCGCATCTACTGGGTGGACGGCAAGCTGAACGTCATCTCATCGGCCAACTACGACGGCTCCCAGCGGCGCCAGATCCTCTACTCCACCGAGTACCTACGGCATCcattctccatctccaccttCGAGGACTACATCTACTGGACCGACTGGGACAAGCAGACCGTCTTCAAGGCCAACAAGTTCACGGGCGAGGGCGTGGAGCCCATCACAGCGGTTCACATG TTACAACATCCCATGGTGATCCATGTGTACCATCCGTATCGACAGCCCGATGGCATCAACCACTGCCAGTCCGTGAATGGCCACTGCTCCCACCTCTGCCTGCCCGCCCCAAGGATCAACGAGCGCAGTCCGCGCATCTCTTGCGCCTGCCCCACGGGACTCAAGCTGATGGCCGATGGCCTCATGTGTGTCGAGGATC TTGCCGAGCAGCGTCCAGtgaaaaaccaaacacaaatcGAAAAGACCACAGCGCCCAGTCCGCAACCAGATTCGGGCTTCATAGCGCTGGTGGTCATCGCCAGTCTCAGTGGCTTTGCAGTCCTGCTATCAGTG CTCCTGCTCATTGGCTATCGCTACTGCAGCAAGCGACGCATCAACTCGATGAACTTTGAGAATCCCATTTACCGAAAGACCACGACCACAGAGGATCATTTCAGTTTGCGAAAGAATTTGCCAGCGCGCATCTACGATCATACCAGTGTCATGGATGAGGAG TACTCACCCGTTATAGGCATATCCTCGTATTAG
- the LpR1 gene encoding very low-density lipoprotein receptor isoform X1: MAIGLRSMGTTSDTKATRTKPTTTTLINNSNSNNNKLYNNSNSKRRAEQLFRCACANFNLLLLTLMLGLGKCCTATPTPTTAAVAGGPTATTTAAATATATAAAATTHQQLLAPEGGGSLSRLLDGKTFINMSFKFLNVSGKIGTPLGIGQALEAKCDEKQFQCRNGDCIPIRYVCDGDADCKDHSDEQVTECKFLEATCSADQFRCTNGNCIPNKWRCDQENDCADGSDEATALCMNACPNNEFKCQTVEQCIPRGWLCDGNSDCRDKSDEAHCNQTCRSDEFTCGNGRCIQKRWVCDHDDDCGDGSDERECPVVPCDAVAEHTCTNGACIAKRWVCDGDPDCSDASDERSCANVTKTTTPCLAHEYQCKDRITCLHHSWLCDGDRDCPDGDDEHTANCKNVTCRPDQFQCGDRSCIAGHLTCNGDKDCADGSDEKDCSLSLGATKGACNATSEFDCGGGQCIALSKVCDKRKDCPDGEDEPAGKCGVNECASKNGGCMHHCVDLAVGHRCECHEGYKLSGDKRTCVDIDECENPGTCSQLCINEIGGFKCECEAGYMRDPRNHTRCKAGEGHASLLLARRHDIRKIALDHMEMTSIVNSTKSATALDFVFRTGMIFWSDVTTQSIYKAPIDEGNEKTVVLKQSSVTSDGLAVDWIYNHVYYTDTHKCTIELTNFDGNMGKVLIEDALDIPRSIALDPIEGWMYWSDWGASPRIERAGMDGSHRTTIISYDVKWPNGITLDLVRKRIYWVDGKLNVISSANYDGSQRRQILYSTEYLRHPFSISTFEDYIYWTDWDKQTVFKANKFTGEGVEPITAVHMLQHPMVIHVYHPYRQPDGINHCQSVNGHCSHLCLPAPRINERSPRISCACPTGLKLMADGLMCVEDPLYVVVTKPPRALKTKPKTKTSARRLPPRFIDRQATDVRIEVNDELRLSTELPPAGHGIPVAEQRPVKNQTQIEKTTAPSPQPDSGFIALVVIASLSGFAVLLSVLLLIGYRYCSKRRINSMNFENPIYRKTTTTEDHFSLRKNLPARIYDHTSVMDEEYSPVIGISSY; encoded by the exons ATGGCCATAGGGTTACGCTCTATGGGCACTACAAGTGATACCAAAGCTACaagaacaaaaccaacaactacaacactcatcaacaacagcaacagtaacaacaacaagctctacaacaatagcaacagcaagagaCGGGCAGAACAGCTGTTCCGTTGCGCCTGCGCAAACTTcaatctgctgctgctaacGTTAATGCTCGGCCTGGGCAAATGTTgcactgccacgcccacacccacaactgcagcagtagcaggagggccaacagcaacaacaacagcggcagcaacagcaacggcaacagcagcagcagccacaacacaCCAACAATTGCTGGCTCCTGAAGGTGGCGGCTCATTGAGCAGACTGCTCGATGGCAAGACCTTCATCAACATGAGCTTCAAATTTCTGAATGTATCTGGAAAGATTGGCACGCCCCTCGGCATAG GACAAGCTCTGGAGGCCAAGTGCGATGAGAAGCAGTTCCAGTGCCGGAACGGGGATTGCATTCCCATTCGGTACGTGTGCGATGGCGACGCCGACTGCAAGGATCACAGCGATGAACAGGTCACCGAATGCAAGTTTTTGG AGGCCACCTGCTCCGCGGACCAATTCCGTTGCACGAATGGCAATTGCATACCGAATAAATGGCGCTGCGACCAGGAGAACGACTGTGCCGATGGATCCGATGAGGCCACAGCATTGTGCA TGAATGCCTGTCCCAACAACGAGTTCAAATGCCAGACAGTCGAACAGTGCATTCCGCGCGGCTGGCTCTGTGACGGCAACAGCGATTGCCGCGACAAGTCCGATGAGGCGCACTGCA ACCAAACCTGCCGCTCCGACGAGTTCACCTGCGGCAATGGGCGGTGCATCCAGAAGCGATGGGTGTGCGATCACGACGACGACTGCGGCGATGGTTCCGACGAGCGGGAATGTCCGGTGGTGCCCTGCGACGCTGTGGCCGAGCACACGTGCACCAATGGGGCATGCATCGCCAAGCGGTGGGTGTGCGACGGGGATCCGGACTGCTCGGATGCCTCCGATGAGCGG TCCTGCGCCAATGTGACCAAGACGACAACCCCCTGCCTGGCCCACGAGTACCAATGCAAGGATCGCATCACCTGCTTGCACCACAGCTGGCTCTGCGACGGCGACCGGGACTGCCCCGATGGCGACGACGAGCACACGGCCAACTGCAAGAACGTGACCTGTCGCCCGGACCAGTTCCAGTGCggggatcgcagctgcatcgcCGGACACCTCACCTGCAATGGCGACAAGGATTGTGCCGACGGCAGCGACGAGAAGGACTGCAGCCTGAGCCTGGGCGCCACGAAGGGCGCCTGCAATGCCACGAGCGAATTCGACTGCGGTGGTGGTCAGTGCATCGCCCTGAGCAAGGTCTGTGACAAGCGGAAGGACTGCCCCGACGGCGAGGACGAGCCGGCCGGCAAGTGTGGCGTGAATGAATGCGCCTCCAAGAACGGGGGCTGCATGCACCACTGTGTGGACCTGGCTGTGGGTCATCGATGCGAGTGCCACGAGGGATACAAATTATCCGGGGATAAGCGGACCTGTGTGGACATCGACGAGTGCGAGAACCCGGGCACCTGCTCCCAGCTGTGCATCAACGAGATCGGAGGATTCAAGTGCGAATGCGAGGCGGGATACATGCGGGACCCGCGCAACCACACGCGTTGCAAGGCTGGCGAGGGCCAcgcctctctgctgctggcgcgGCGTCACGATATCCGAAAGATCGCCCTGGACCACATGGAGATGACGTCGATCGTGAACAGCACCAAGTCGGCCACGGCCCTGGACTTTGTGTTCCGCACGGGGATGATCTTCTGGAGCGATGTGACGACACAGAGCATCTACAAGGCGCCCATCGACGAGGGCAACGAGAAGACCGTGGTGCTGAAGCAGTCTTCGGTGACCTCCGACGGACTGGCAGTGGACTGGATCTACAACCACGTGTACTACACGGACACGCACAAGTGCACCATCGAGCTGACCAACTTCGACGGCAACATGGGCAAGGTGCTCATCGAGGACGCGCTGGACATACCGCGCTCCATCGCCCTCGACCCCATCGAGGGCTGGATGTACTGGTCCGACTGGGGCGCCTCTCCGCGCATCGAGCGCGCCGGCATGGACGGCTCCCACcgcaccaccatcatcagctACGACGTCAAGTGGCCCAACGGCATCACCCTGGACCTGGTGCGCAAGCGCATCTACTGGGTGGACGGCAAGCTGAACGTCATCTCATCGGCCAACTACGACGGCTCCCAGCGGCGCCAGATCCTCTACTCCACCGAGTACCTACGGCATCcattctccatctccaccttCGAGGACTACATCTACTGGACCGACTGGGACAAGCAGACCGTCTTCAAGGCCAACAAGTTCACGGGCGAGGGCGTGGAGCCCATCACAGCGGTTCACATG TTACAACATCCCATGGTGATCCATGTGTACCATCCGTATCGACAGCCCGATGGCATCAACCACTGCCAGTCCGTGAATGGCCACTGCTCCCACCTCTGCCTGCCCGCCCCAAGGATCAACGAGCGCAGTCCGCGCATCTCTTGCGCCTGCCCCACGGGACTCAAGCTGATGGCCGATGGCCTCATGTGTGTCGAGGATC CCCTTTATGTGGTCGTTACCAAGCCCCCACGAGCCctaaaaaccaaaccaaaaacgaaaacctCGGCACGGCGATTGCCACCGAGGTTTATTGACAGACAGGCGACGGATGTGCGAATCGAGGTTAACGATGAGCTCAGGCTAAGCACCGAGCTGCCACCTGCGGGCCACGGAATACCCG TTGCCGAGCAGCGTCCAGtgaaaaaccaaacacaaatcGAAAAGACCACAGCGCCCAGTCCGCAACCAGATTCGGGCTTCATAGCGCTGGTGGTCATCGCCAGTCTCAGTGGCTTTGCAGTCCTGCTATCAGTG CTCCTGCTCATTGGCTATCGCTACTGCAGCAAGCGACGCATCAACTCGATGAACTTTGAGAATCCCATTTACCGAAAGACCACGACCACAGAGGATCATTTCAGTTTGCGAAAGAATTTGCCAGCGCGCATCTACGATCATACCAGTGTCATGGATGAGGAG TACTCACCCGTTATAGGCATATCCTCGTATTAG
- the LpR1 gene encoding very low-density lipoprotein receptor isoform X5: MLQSDLRVLKSLLIVFLWALSYCQGQALEAKCDEKQFQCRNGDCIPIRYVCDGDADCKDHSDEQVTECKFLEATCSADQFRCTNGNCIPNKWRCDQENDCADGSDEATALCKARTCSPDEYACKNGEGQCVPLAWMCDQSKDCSDGSDEHNCNQTCRSDEFTCGNGRCIQKRWVCDHDDDCGDGSDERECPVVPCDAVAEHTCTNGACIAKRWVCDGDPDCSDASDERSCANVTKTTTPCLAHEYQCKDRITCLHHSWLCDGDRDCPDGDDEHTANCKNVTCRPDQFQCGDRSCIAGHLTCNGDKDCADGSDEKDCSLSLGATKGACNATSEFDCGGGQCIALSKVCDKRKDCPDGEDEPAGKCGVNECASKNGGCMHHCVDLAVGHRCECHEGYKLSGDKRTCVDIDECENPGTCSQLCINEIGGFKCECEAGYMRDPRNHTRCKAGEGHASLLLARRHDIRKIALDHMEMTSIVNSTKSATALDFVFRTGMIFWSDVTTQSIYKAPIDEGNEKTVVLKQSSVTSDGLAVDWIYNHVYYTDTHKCTIELTNFDGNMGKVLIEDALDIPRSIALDPIEGWMYWSDWGASPRIERAGMDGSHRTTIISYDVKWPNGITLDLVRKRIYWVDGKLNVISSANYDGSQRRQILYSTEYLRHPFSISTFEDYIYWTDWDKQTVFKANKFTGEGVEPITAVHMLQHPMVIHVYHPYRQPDGINHCQSVNGHCSHLCLPAPRINERSPRISCACPTGLKLMADGLMCVEDPLYVVVTKPPRALKTKPKTKTSARRLPPRFIDRQATDVRIEVNDELRLSTELPPAGHGIPVAEQRPVKNQTQIEKTTAPSPQPDSGFIALVVIASLSGFAVLLSVLLLIGYRYCSKRRINSMNFENPIYRKTTTTEDHFSLRKNLPARIYDHTSVMDEEYSPVIGISSY; this comes from the exons GACAAGCTCTGGAGGCCAAGTGCGATGAGAAGCAGTTCCAGTGCCGGAACGGGGATTGCATTCCCATTCGGTACGTGTGCGATGGCGACGCCGACTGCAAGGATCACAGCGATGAACAGGTCACCGAATGCAAGTTTTTGG AGGCCACCTGCTCCGCGGACCAATTCCGTTGCACGAATGGCAATTGCATACCGAATAAATGGCGCTGCGACCAGGAGAACGACTGTGCCGATGGATCCGATGAGGCCACAGCATTGTGCA AGGCACGCACCTGTTCGCCGGATGAATACGCCTGCAAGAACGGCGAGGGGCAGTGTGTCCCTTTGGCCTGGATGTGTGACCAAAGCAAGGACTGCAGCGATGGCTCCGATGAGCACAACTGCA ACCAAACCTGCCGCTCCGACGAGTTCACCTGCGGCAATGGGCGGTGCATCCAGAAGCGATGGGTGTGCGATCACGACGACGACTGCGGCGATGGTTCCGACGAGCGGGAATGTCCGGTGGTGCCCTGCGACGCTGTGGCCGAGCACACGTGCACCAATGGGGCATGCATCGCCAAGCGGTGGGTGTGCGACGGGGATCCGGACTGCTCGGATGCCTCCGATGAGCGG TCCTGCGCCAATGTGACCAAGACGACAACCCCCTGCCTGGCCCACGAGTACCAATGCAAGGATCGCATCACCTGCTTGCACCACAGCTGGCTCTGCGACGGCGACCGGGACTGCCCCGATGGCGACGACGAGCACACGGCCAACTGCAAGAACGTGACCTGTCGCCCGGACCAGTTCCAGTGCggggatcgcagctgcatcgcCGGACACCTCACCTGCAATGGCGACAAGGATTGTGCCGACGGCAGCGACGAGAAGGACTGCAGCCTGAGCCTGGGCGCCACGAAGGGCGCCTGCAATGCCACGAGCGAATTCGACTGCGGTGGTGGTCAGTGCATCGCCCTGAGCAAGGTCTGTGACAAGCGGAAGGACTGCCCCGACGGCGAGGACGAGCCGGCCGGCAAGTGTGGCGTGAATGAATGCGCCTCCAAGAACGGGGGCTGCATGCACCACTGTGTGGACCTGGCTGTGGGTCATCGATGCGAGTGCCACGAGGGATACAAATTATCCGGGGATAAGCGGACCTGTGTGGACATCGACGAGTGCGAGAACCCGGGCACCTGCTCCCAGCTGTGCATCAACGAGATCGGAGGATTCAAGTGCGAATGCGAGGCGGGATACATGCGGGACCCGCGCAACCACACGCGTTGCAAGGCTGGCGAGGGCCAcgcctctctgctgctggcgcgGCGTCACGATATCCGAAAGATCGCCCTGGACCACATGGAGATGACGTCGATCGTGAACAGCACCAAGTCGGCCACGGCCCTGGACTTTGTGTTCCGCACGGGGATGATCTTCTGGAGCGATGTGACGACACAGAGCATCTACAAGGCGCCCATCGACGAGGGCAACGAGAAGACCGTGGTGCTGAAGCAGTCTTCGGTGACCTCCGACGGACTGGCAGTGGACTGGATCTACAACCACGTGTACTACACGGACACGCACAAGTGCACCATCGAGCTGACCAACTTCGACGGCAACATGGGCAAGGTGCTCATCGAGGACGCGCTGGACATACCGCGCTCCATCGCCCTCGACCCCATCGAGGGCTGGATGTACTGGTCCGACTGGGGCGCCTCTCCGCGCATCGAGCGCGCCGGCATGGACGGCTCCCACcgcaccaccatcatcagctACGACGTCAAGTGGCCCAACGGCATCACCCTGGACCTGGTGCGCAAGCGCATCTACTGGGTGGACGGCAAGCTGAACGTCATCTCATCGGCCAACTACGACGGCTCCCAGCGGCGCCAGATCCTCTACTCCACCGAGTACCTACGGCATCcattctccatctccaccttCGAGGACTACATCTACTGGACCGACTGGGACAAGCAGACCGTCTTCAAGGCCAACAAGTTCACGGGCGAGGGCGTGGAGCCCATCACAGCGGTTCACATG TTACAACATCCCATGGTGATCCATGTGTACCATCCGTATCGACAGCCCGATGGCATCAACCACTGCCAGTCCGTGAATGGCCACTGCTCCCACCTCTGCCTGCCCGCCCCAAGGATCAACGAGCGCAGTCCGCGCATCTCTTGCGCCTGCCCCACGGGACTCAAGCTGATGGCCGATGGCCTCATGTGTGTCGAGGATC CCCTTTATGTGGTCGTTACCAAGCCCCCACGAGCCctaaaaaccaaaccaaaaacgaaaacctCGGCACGGCGATTGCCACCGAGGTTTATTGACAGACAGGCGACGGATGTGCGAATCGAGGTTAACGATGAGCTCAGGCTAAGCACCGAGCTGCCACCTGCGGGCCACGGAATACCCG TTGCCGAGCAGCGTCCAGtgaaaaaccaaacacaaatcGAAAAGACCACAGCGCCCAGTCCGCAACCAGATTCGGGCTTCATAGCGCTGGTGGTCATCGCCAGTCTCAGTGGCTTTGCAGTCCTGCTATCAGTG CTCCTGCTCATTGGCTATCGCTACTGCAGCAAGCGACGCATCAACTCGATGAACTTTGAGAATCCCATTTACCGAAAGACCACGACCACAGAGGATCATTTCAGTTTGCGAAAGAATTTGCCAGCGCGCATCTACGATCATACCAGTGTCATGGATGAGGAG TACTCACCCGTTATAGGCATATCCTCGTATTAG